From a region of the Aeoliella mucimassa genome:
- the mgtE gene encoding magnesium transporter encodes MINTLLLPELREMLTSGDTEGLREFSSALHPARAAEFMEGLNPQEAWQVLQAADSNRQAELFGFLPDSMQVDILETVSPTETSSLVADLPADDRVDLISDVHPDVVEEMLPLLPAEERRETLRLMEFPEGTAGSVMTTEVARLSETLTVHQALEAIARQSEDLETVYYNYIVDEDNRLRGLISARQLVTHFGKPNTKITDLMQRDVVTVLATDDQETVAAKVASFDFIAIPVVDDHQHLLGIITHDDIIDVLREEATEDAHMAAAVDPLDDSYLETHWFTLAWKRGMWLSILFLGALFTAFALGEYQGEFERVPWLVLFIPLVISSGGNSGSQSATLVITAMTHGDVKLSDWWRVIKREVWMGFCLGSMLAIGGYLCAMGILSTFEPDDPQVAATFQPPSWHEVLVVPITLVLVVICSTLCGGTLPMIFRRLGLDPALMSNPFVAGIIDIAGIVIYMNVAAGLLSSMS; translated from the coding sequence ATGATTAATACGCTGCTACTCCCCGAACTGCGCGAAATGCTGACTTCCGGCGATACCGAAGGTCTCCGCGAGTTTAGTTCAGCGTTGCACCCCGCCCGTGCGGCGGAATTTATGGAAGGGCTCAATCCGCAGGAAGCCTGGCAGGTGCTGCAGGCCGCCGATTCGAATCGGCAAGCCGAACTGTTTGGCTTCTTGCCCGACAGCATGCAGGTCGACATCCTCGAAACGGTATCGCCGACCGAGACCTCGTCGCTGGTAGCCGATCTGCCTGCGGACGACCGTGTCGACCTAATTAGCGACGTGCATCCCGACGTGGTCGAAGAGATGCTTCCGTTGCTGCCGGCCGAGGAGCGACGCGAAACACTCCGGCTGATGGAGTTCCCTGAGGGAACCGCTGGTAGCGTGATGACCACCGAGGTTGCGCGGCTGAGCGAAACACTCACCGTGCACCAGGCTTTGGAAGCTATCGCCCGCCAGAGCGAAGACCTTGAAACGGTGTATTACAACTATATTGTGGATGAGGACAACCGACTGCGAGGGTTGATTTCGGCTCGTCAGCTGGTGACTCACTTCGGCAAACCCAACACCAAAATCACCGACCTGATGCAGCGCGACGTAGTAACCGTGCTGGCAACCGACGATCAGGAAACAGTTGCCGCAAAAGTGGCCAGCTTCGACTTCATCGCCATTCCGGTAGTCGACGATCATCAGCACCTGCTCGGCATCATCACGCACGACGATATCATCGACGTGTTGCGTGAAGAGGCCACCGAAGACGCTCACATGGCCGCGGCCGTCGATCCGCTAGACGATAGTTACCTGGAAACGCACTGGTTCACGCTGGCCTGGAAGCGGGGCATGTGGCTCAGCATCTTGTTCCTGGGGGCCTTGTTCACCGCGTTCGCGCTCGGCGAGTACCAAGGCGAGTTCGAGCGAGTCCCTTGGCTCGTGCTATTCATCCCGCTAGTGATCTCCAGCGGTGGTAACTCGGGAAGTCAATCGGCCACGCTGGTGATTACCGCCATGACCCATGGCGATGTAAAGCTCAGCGACTGGTGGCGCGTGATTAAGCGCGAAGTCTGGATGGGCTTCTGCCTGGGCAGCATGCTCGCCATCGGCGGTTATCTATGCGCGATGGGCATTCTCAGCACGTTTGAACCCGACGACCCGCAGGTCGCAGCAACCTTTCAACCACCGAGTTGGCACGAAGTACTGGTGGTGCCCATTACCCTCGTGCTAGTGGTGATCTGCAGCACCTTATGCGGCGGTACTTTGCCGATGATCTTTCGCCGACTGGGGCTCGATCCCGCGTTGATGAGCAACCCATTTGTGGCCGGCATCATCGACATCGCAGGAATCGTGATCTACATGAACGTGGCGGCCGGCCTGCTATCGTCGATGTCGTAG
- a CDS encoding GNAT family N-acetyltransferase, whose amino-acid sequence MSSPLLRLATEADLAAINDIHNHYVVNTTSTYALEPMTLEARRAWFTNRAEIHPVTVVERDDRIVAWGALGVFRLLAGYRTTAENSVYVHPDFVRQKLGSMILADQTRRAVELGLHSIIAVIDSEKVASIEAHRKHGFKEIGRLMQVARKFDKFQDAMFMQWLPSEPS is encoded by the coding sequence ATGAGCAGTCCCTTGTTACGATTGGCCACCGAAGCGGATTTGGCGGCAATCAACGACATTCACAATCACTACGTGGTCAATACCACCAGCACTTACGCGCTCGAGCCAATGACGCTCGAAGCCCGCCGTGCGTGGTTTACCAATCGCGCCGAGATTCATCCGGTGACCGTGGTGGAACGCGACGATCGCATCGTCGCCTGGGGCGCGCTGGGCGTATTCCGCTTGCTGGCTGGATACCGCACCACGGCCGAAAACTCAGTGTACGTGCATCCCGACTTTGTGCGGCAGAAGCTCGGCTCGATGATCCTGGCCGACCAAACCCGCCGGGCGGTGGAGCTAGGGCTGCACAGCATCATTGCAGTGATCGATAGCGAGAAGGTCGCCAGCATCGAAGCCCATCGCAAGCATGGGTTCAAGGAAATCGGTCGCCTGATGCAAGTCGCCCGCAAGTTCGACAAGTTCCAGGACGCCATGTTCATGCAATGGCTGCCGAGCGAACCGTCGTAA
- a CDS encoding DUF420 domain-containing protein, producing the protein MSPHPIVHVNASLNLLATVLLIVGFLLIKRRKEQAHKWAMLAAFGASIVFLGCYLYYHLVLNLQTPFGGDGLVKFLYLTILLSHIALAMNVPFLAVWTIYLGLRAHGDWLPTQVKLASEAEQSEYMQRMRILHRWWAKITFPVWMYVSVTGVVVYVMLYHLWPPEVF; encoded by the coding sequence ATGAGCCCGCACCCGATTGTTCATGTCAACGCGTCGCTGAATCTGCTGGCTACTGTGCTGCTGATCGTTGGCTTCTTGCTGATCAAACGCCGCAAGGAGCAGGCGCACAAATGGGCCATGCTGGCCGCGTTTGGGGCGTCGATCGTGTTCCTGGGCTGCTACCTGTACTACCACCTGGTGCTGAACTTGCAGACCCCGTTTGGCGGCGACGGGCTTGTGAAGTTCCTGTACCTCACGATACTGCTGTCGCATATCGCCCTGGCGATGAACGTTCCGTTTCTCGCTGTATGGACCATCTACCTCGGCCTGCGGGCCCATGGCGACTGGTTACCAACGCAGGTAAAGCTCGCCAGCGAAGCCGAGCAAAGCGAGTACATGCAGCGAATGCGGATACTGCACCGCTGGTGGGCTAAAATCACGTTTCCCGTGTGGATGTACGTGTCGGTAACCGGAGTGGTGGTATACGTGATGCTGTACCACCTGTGGCCGCCAGAAGTCTTCTAG
- a CDS encoding ABC transporter permease, with the protein MSTASPAVRSVPVVPAIVTLAWRELIRFFRQRTRVFGALGQPIIFWLMFSEGFKSVDLGYAYQFPGILAMILLFTAIFTTISVIEDRNEGFLQGVLVSPVPRWAMVLGKVLGGATIAWLQAMLFLLLGWLTISEIHPPITGVLLSMVLMMVLSIALTGLGFYLAWKTDSSQGYHAMMSLLLFPMWLLSGAFFAPPKDSLLSYLVTINPLTYGVAGLRHLLAESKVIEDSWLPSLSVSWIVTIAFAVVMLALASMAVRTRTQGDLKS; encoded by the coding sequence ATGTCTACCGCTTCGCCTGCTGTACGCTCTGTTCCTGTAGTGCCTGCAATCGTCACGCTGGCCTGGCGCGAGCTGATTCGGTTCTTCCGCCAACGCACTCGCGTGTTTGGGGCGTTAGGCCAACCAATCATCTTCTGGCTGATGTTCAGCGAAGGATTCAAGTCGGTCGATCTCGGCTACGCCTACCAGTTCCCCGGCATCCTGGCGATGATCCTGCTGTTCACGGCGATCTTCACCACGATTTCGGTGATCGAAGACCGCAACGAAGGCTTCCTGCAAGGCGTGCTGGTCTCGCCGGTGCCGAGGTGGGCCATGGTGCTCGGCAAGGTACTCGGTGGAGCGACCATCGCCTGGCTGCAGGCGATGCTCTTTCTGCTGCTCGGCTGGCTAACAATATCCGAGATTCACCCCCCCATCACCGGCGTGCTGCTGTCGATGGTTTTGATGATGGTGCTGTCGATCGCCCTCACAGGGCTCGGTTTCTACCTGGCTTGGAAAACCGATTCGAGCCAGGGCTACCACGCAATGATGAGTTTGTTGCTGTTTCCCATGTGGCTGCTCAGCGGGGCGTTTTTCGCTCCCCCTAAAGATAGCCTGCTCAGCTACCTGGTAACGATCAATCCGCTCACTTACGGCGTCGCTGGCTTGCGTCACCTGTTGGCCGAATCGAAAGTGATTGAAGACAGCTGGCTACCTTCGCTCAGCGTGTCGTGGATCGTAACAATTGCCTTTGCCGTGGTGATGCTGGCACTGGCCTCGATGGCGGTCCGCACCCGCACCCAAGGGGATTTGAAGTCATGA
- a CDS encoding ABC transporter ATP-binding protein, whose amino-acid sequence MPDSPALSIREVRYRYGDHEAVRGVSFEVAKGEVFALLGPNGSGKTTLFRLISTLVPLQQGEIDVLGHSVRTQGAAVRGQIGVVFQAPSIDKKLTVLENLMHHGRLYGLGGSQLKQKAVGMIDRLGLSEKLKAYVETLSGGQRRRVELAQAMLHAPKMLILDEPATGLDPGARSDLWRYFAGLKEEGVTIVLTTHLLEEAERADRLGIMHRGELVALDTPTALQASLGGDTLILRTADSQALCQAIREKLQLEASVVDGTVRLEQPNGHELVPRLIEGLGEQIDAVTLGKPTLEDVFIARTGHQFFAEVENEPTPASH is encoded by the coding sequence ATGCCCGACTCCCCTGCCCTATCCATCCGCGAAGTGCGCTACCGTTACGGAGACCACGAAGCGGTTCGCGGTGTCTCGTTCGAGGTTGCCAAGGGCGAAGTCTTCGCTCTGTTAGGCCCCAACGGCAGCGGCAAAACCACGCTCTTCCGCCTGATTTCGACACTCGTTCCCCTGCAACAAGGCGAGATCGATGTGCTCGGCCATAGCGTTCGCACGCAGGGTGCTGCGGTACGTGGGCAGATCGGGGTCGTGTTCCAGGCACCGAGCATCGACAAGAAGCTGACCGTGCTCGAGAACTTGATGCATCATGGCCGACTCTACGGCCTGGGAGGGAGCCAGCTCAAGCAAAAAGCGGTCGGCATGATCGATCGCCTCGGCCTGTCGGAAAAGCTCAAGGCCTATGTCGAAACACTCTCCGGTGGTCAGCGTCGTCGTGTCGAACTGGCGCAAGCCATGCTGCACGCCCCCAAGATGCTCATCCTCGACGAACCAGCCACCGGGCTCGACCCGGGGGCTCGTAGCGACCTTTGGCGGTACTTCGCTGGCCTGAAGGAAGAAGGGGTGACCATCGTGCTCACGACCCACCTTCTGGAGGAAGCCGAGCGGGCCGACCGATTAGGCATCATGCATCGCGGCGAACTCGTGGCCCTCGACACCCCGACCGCGCTACAGGCGTCGCTCGGTGGCGACACGCTGATCCTTCGCACGGCCGATTCCCAGGCGTTGTGCCAGGCAATCCGCGAGAAGCTCCAGCTCGAAGCCAGCGTGGTGGATGGCACCGTGCGACTCGAACAACCCAACGGGCACGAGCTTGTTCCCCGCTTGATCGAAGGACTCGGCGAACAAATCGACGCGGTCACGCTAGGCAAGCCGACGCTCGAGGACGTGTTCATCGCCCGCACGGGTCATCAGTTCTTTGCCGAAGTCGAGAACGAACCTACGCCTGCCAGCCACTAG
- the cyoE gene encoding heme o synthase has protein sequence MSTPTTTGVMTDRVAWTSRFADFWELTKPRIVAMELITIAMGFYLAAGSQWSPLVLVATLLGTGLVAGSASTLNMWLERDLDAMMVRTANRPLPAGRVVPWHAVVYGLLLLAGGVALLAIGPGAPTLTLGLICWCLYVVIYTPLKTRSTLNTAVGAASGSLPIVMGWVAAGGKLDWVGCALFGVLYLWQYPHFMAIAWRCKDDYQRGGYVMSTTVDPSGRRAGQLAIIGSLLLIPVSLVPIMVSDSMLLSSAYAIWCVLLAGVYLWASVVFARSPGDVSSRLLLRASLIYLPCWILGLFLVAI, from the coding sequence ATGAGCACTCCCACCACGACTGGCGTCATGACCGACCGCGTTGCTTGGACCTCCCGATTCGCTGATTTTTGGGAATTAACCAAGCCGCGCATTGTGGCCATGGAGCTGATCACGATTGCCATGGGATTTTATCTGGCCGCTGGTAGCCAGTGGTCGCCATTGGTGTTGGTGGCCACGCTGCTTGGTACCGGTTTGGTTGCTGGAAGTGCGAGCACCCTGAACATGTGGCTTGAGCGCGACCTGGATGCGATGATGGTTCGCACCGCGAATCGCCCGCTCCCTGCTGGCAGAGTGGTTCCCTGGCACGCGGTCGTGTACGGGCTGTTGCTGCTGGCTGGCGGAGTTGCCTTGCTGGCGATCGGCCCCGGCGCCCCCACGCTCACCCTTGGCCTCATTTGCTGGTGTTTGTACGTAGTGATTTACACGCCGCTTAAAACACGCTCGACGCTCAACACTGCGGTCGGCGCAGCAAGCGGTTCGCTGCCGATTGTCATGGGGTGGGTCGCCGCGGGTGGCAAGCTCGACTGGGTCGGTTGTGCGCTTTTTGGCGTGCTTTACCTGTGGCAATATCCTCACTTCATGGCCATCGCCTGGCGATGCAAAGACGACTACCAACGCGGCGGATACGTGATGAGCACCACGGTCGACCCCAGCGGACGACGCGCGGGTCAGCTGGCAATCATTGGCTCGCTGCTGCTGATTCCGGTGAGTTTGGTACCGATCATGGTTTCGGATTCGATGCTGCTGAGCAGTGCGTACGCGATTTGGTGCGTGCTGCTGGCAGGCGTCTATTTGTGGGCCTCGGTGGTATTTGCTCGCTCGCCCGGCGATGTGAGTTCCCGCCTGCTGTTGCGGGCCAGCTTGATTTACCTACCTTGCTGGATTTTGGGGCTATTCCTGGTGGCGATTTAG
- a CDS encoding COX15/CtaA family protein translates to MATQSAKVRDSQVSAEKLPAGLRWTRWVAWVLCVLTFPLLWIGGLVTTTKSGMAVPDWPGTYGYNMFLYPLSTWWSGPWDLFVEHGHRLLATIIGLLSLLIAGLLWKYDSRSWMRWAGIVTVIGVIAQGALGGFRVLLDDRILAMIHGCVGPLFFALTAALVVWTSRSWNELELPENSPLAGRLFGIARLTCVLVYLQMIVGALIRHMPVTFVTTAFTHATRVHVVLAGLVTVLVLRMAWLATRAEFPKFLRRSGWVLNFAMLFQLLLGLATWILKYGTPLWLRGILPMSPEAVLADGWWQSHVVTAHQATGALLLGTTTIVLLLSWRMAPGVANENAPHSLRWNEPTARLEQGATTR, encoded by the coding sequence ATGGCAACCCAGTCGGCAAAAGTACGTGACAGCCAAGTTTCGGCCGAAAAGCTACCGGCCGGGCTCCGCTGGACGCGATGGGTCGCCTGGGTGCTCTGTGTGCTCACCTTTCCATTGCTCTGGATCGGCGGGCTGGTCACGACCACGAAGTCGGGCATGGCGGTTCCCGATTGGCCGGGAACCTATGGCTACAACATGTTCCTCTACCCACTGTCGACCTGGTGGTCGGGCCCGTGGGATTTGTTTGTCGAACATGGCCACCGGTTGCTGGCCACGATTATCGGCCTCTTGAGCCTGTTGATCGCGGGGCTACTGTGGAAGTACGACTCTCGCAGCTGGATGCGGTGGGCTGGCATCGTCACCGTGATCGGAGTGATCGCCCAAGGCGCGCTCGGCGGATTCCGCGTGCTGCTCGACGACCGGATCCTGGCCATGATTCATGGCTGCGTTGGTCCGCTGTTTTTTGCCCTCACGGCCGCTCTGGTGGTGTGGACCTCGCGCAGCTGGAACGAACTCGAATTGCCCGAAAACTCACCGCTTGCAGGTCGCTTGTTCGGCATCGCCCGACTGACTTGCGTGCTGGTTTATCTGCAGATGATCGTCGGCGCGTTAATACGTCACATGCCGGTTACGTTTGTCACCACCGCGTTTACGCATGCCACGCGGGTGCATGTGGTACTGGCTGGTCTGGTGACCGTGCTGGTGCTGCGCATGGCGTGGCTCGCCACCCGGGCGGAGTTCCCCAAGTTTCTTCGTCGCAGTGGATGGGTGCTGAACTTCGCCATGCTCTTTCAATTGCTGCTGGGGCTGGCAACCTGGATCTTGAAGTACGGCACTCCCCTCTGGCTGCGGGGCATCTTGCCGATGTCGCCCGAGGCCGTGCTGGCCGACGGCTGGTGGCAGTCGCACGTAGTGACCGCCCACCAGGCAACCGGCGCGTTATTGCTCGGCACGACGACGATTGTGCTGCTCTTGAGTTGGCGAATGGCTCCCGGCGTGGCCAACGAGAACGCCCCGCACTCACTCCGCTGGAACGAGCCGACTGCTCGACTCGAGCAAGGAGCAACCACCCGATGA
- the hemB gene encoding porphobilinogen synthase translates to MASNGSWGSYPSTRLRRVRRHDWSRRLVAENTLSASDLIWPLFVQEGDAAPSPIASMPGVSRLSIDDAVQAVGKAVELGVPVVALFPATPVELKTDDAREAYNPENLMCRAIRAIKQAHGDAIGVLADVALDPYSSHGQDGLVRDGYVVNDETIEALIAQSKVQVEAGCDIIAPSDMMDGRIGAIRTALDEAGFADVQLMAYAAKYASAFYGPFRDAVGSSANLGTGDKRTYQMNPANTDEAIREVALDLAEGADTVMVKPGMPYLDIVARVKQTFAVPTFAYQVSGEYAMLSAAAERGWLDREKVMLESLLAFKRAGADGVLTYFALEVAELLKRG, encoded by the coding sequence ATGGCATCCAATGGATCTTGGGGATCGTACCCTTCCACCCGACTTCGCCGAGTCCGCCGACACGATTGGTCGCGTCGCCTGGTGGCCGAGAATACCCTGTCGGCTAGCGATCTGATTTGGCCTCTCTTTGTGCAAGAAGGCGATGCGGCGCCGAGTCCCATTGCGTCGATGCCTGGCGTCAGCCGACTGTCGATCGACGATGCGGTGCAAGCGGTCGGCAAGGCGGTGGAGTTGGGCGTTCCGGTGGTCGCGCTGTTTCCGGCCACGCCGGTCGAACTAAAGACCGACGACGCCCGCGAAGCCTACAATCCCGAAAACTTGATGTGCCGAGCGATTCGGGCGATCAAGCAGGCGCATGGCGACGCGATCGGCGTGCTCGCCGACGTGGCGCTCGATCCCTACTCGAGTCACGGGCAAGACGGACTGGTCCGCGACGGTTACGTAGTGAACGACGAGACCATCGAGGCCCTGATCGCTCAATCCAAGGTGCAAGTCGAAGCCGGCTGCGACATCATCGCCCCCTCCGACATGATGGATGGCCGCATCGGTGCCATTCGCACCGCGCTCGACGAGGCGGGCTTCGCCGACGTGCAGCTCATGGCCTACGCGGCCAAGTACGCTTCGGCGTTTTATGGACCGTTCCGCGATGCGGTGGGATCGTCGGCCAACCTCGGCACCGGCGACAAGCGGACCTATCAGATGAATCCCGCGAACACCGACGAAGCCATTCGCGAGGTGGCTCTTGATCTGGCCGAAGGGGCCGACACGGTGATGGTGAAGCCGGGCATGCCGTATCTCGATATCGTCGCCCGGGTGAAGCAAACCTTCGCGGTGCCGACGTTCGCTTACCAAGTAAGTGGTGAGTATGCCATGCTCTCGGCCGCGGCCGAACGGGGCTGGCTCGATCGCGAAAAGGTGATGCTCGAAAGCCTGCTGGCGTTCAAACGCGCCGGGGCCGATGGGGTGCTCACTTACTTCGCCTTGGAAGTGGCCGAGCTACTCAAACGGGGCTAA
- the thiL gene encoding thiamine-phosphate kinase, with the protein MELDYVRWLTEQLSAGGPIALGIGDDAAVVNIEPGRQLVVTSDMITDQVHFDLGLHAAERIGRKALAVNLSDLAAMAAEPLAAVVSLNLPREHEPRQLAEQLTEGMIPLAEQLGCPVIGGDTNVTRGPLVISVTAFGTVDAGTAWRRSGAKPGDRMLVTGKLGGSLQGHHLDFTPRVAEALQLASQYDIHAAMDLSDGLSLDLARMTKASHVGAVVELAKLPITEQAARAAVDSGKSPAMHALSDGEDFELLLAVPPAVSAELLATQPLACGLTDVGEFTADTSLVQLNADGTREALLATGYEHR; encoded by the coding sequence ATGGAACTCGATTACGTTCGCTGGCTCACCGAACAGCTTTCGGCCGGTGGCCCGATAGCCCTGGGGATCGGCGACGATGCTGCAGTGGTGAATATCGAGCCCGGTCGGCAACTGGTGGTGACCAGCGACATGATCACCGACCAGGTGCACTTCGACCTCGGCCTGCACGCAGCCGAACGTATTGGTCGCAAGGCTTTAGCGGTGAACCTGAGCGATCTGGCTGCCATGGCGGCTGAACCGTTGGCTGCGGTGGTATCGCTCAACCTGCCGCGCGAGCACGAGCCTCGCCAGCTGGCTGAGCAGCTCACCGAGGGCATGATTCCGCTGGCCGAACAGCTCGGCTGTCCGGTGATTGGCGGCGACACCAACGTCACTCGTGGCCCGCTTGTGATCAGCGTCACCGCGTTCGGCACGGTCGACGCTGGCACCGCTTGGCGTCGTAGCGGCGCCAAGCCAGGCGATCGCATGTTGGTGACTGGCAAACTCGGTGGCAGCCTGCAAGGTCATCACCTCGACTTCACGCCGCGCGTGGCCGAGGCCCTGCAGTTGGCGAGCCAGTACGACATCCACGCGGCCATGGACCTGAGCGACGGGCTCTCGCTCGACCTTGCCCGGATGACCAAGGCGAGCCATGTGGGAGCGGTCGTCGAGCTGGCCAAGCTGCCGATTACCGAGCAGGCAGCACGAGCGGCGGTCGACAGCGGCAAGTCGCCTGCGATGCATGCGCTGAGCGATGGAGAGGATTTCGAACTACTGCTCGCAGTACCGCCAGCGGTGAGTGCCGAACTCCTGGCAACCCAACCACTCGCTTGTGGATTGACCGACGTCGGGGAGTTCACCGCCGACACGAGCCTGGTGCAACTGAATGCCGATGGCACTCGCGAAGCTCTGCTGGCAACTGGCTACGAGCATCGGTAG
- a CDS encoding trypsin-like peptidase domain-containing protein, whose amino-acid sequence MPQTRHARLVGGLLNIFLVSACFVAGTCHGREVTPERLTPLVRAVQKASPAVVNIQGQKTVTDQSPGTHDATRQVNGMGTGVVIDPRGYILTNNHVVDGVRQINVTFADRRKYVAKVVAFDPRTDLAVIRVRTSQLLPTINVGTSSDLMPAETVVAVGNAFGYEHTVTVGIVSALHRDVQVSDTQSYDDLIQTDASINPGNSGGPLLNIDGEMIGVNVAVRAGAQGIGFAIPVDSAMEVAARLISVEETENMWHGLTLRTDAAEGQVVVEHVAEGSPADKYGFTRGDVIERIGEIEAHRRLDIERALIGTNSRAVDVAVARSGESVGLKLAAEPLRSNGSTPIVAAKSYHSDAWETLGVELEPAPKNLFSKDSQYRGGLKIVDVRPNSPAEREGLESGDILVGMHRWQTASMNDIDYILKKSNIDQLREVRFYIVRNNETLYTDINVASATSRSTIRR is encoded by the coding sequence ATGCCCCAAACCCGACATGCCCGCCTAGTGGGTGGACTGCTGAATATCTTCCTTGTTTCCGCCTGCTTTGTCGCAGGCACGTGCCATGGCCGGGAGGTAACGCCGGAGCGGTTAACTCCGCTGGTTCGCGCCGTACAAAAGGCGAGCCCTGCTGTGGTGAACATTCAAGGACAGAAAACGGTTACCGATCAATCGCCTGGCACGCACGATGCCACGCGACAAGTGAACGGCATGGGCACCGGCGTGGTGATCGACCCCCGGGGCTACATCCTCACCAACAATCACGTGGTCGACGGAGTGCGTCAGATCAACGTGACGTTTGCTGATCGTCGGAAGTACGTAGCCAAGGTTGTCGCGTTCGACCCCCGTACCGATCTGGCAGTGATTCGTGTTCGCACTTCGCAGTTGCTGCCCACGATCAACGTCGGTACCTCCAGCGATTTGATGCCTGCTGAAACCGTGGTGGCCGTTGGCAACGCGTTTGGTTATGAGCACACCGTGACGGTCGGCATTGTGTCGGCGTTGCACCGCGACGTGCAGGTGAGCGACACCCAGTCGTACGACGATTTGATTCAGACCGATGCCAGCATCAACCCTGGCAACTCGGGTGGCCCGCTGCTAAACATCGACGGCGAGATGATCGGCGTGAACGTCGCCGTGCGAGCTGGTGCCCAGGGTATTGGCTTTGCCATCCCCGTCGATTCGGCCATGGAAGTTGCGGCTCGCCTGATTAGCGTGGAAGAGACCGAGAACATGTGGCACGGGCTCACCCTTCGTACCGACGCAGCCGAGGGGCAGGTGGTTGTGGAACACGTGGCGGAGGGTAGCCCTGCCGATAAGTACGGCTTCACCCGTGGCGACGTGATTGAGCGCATCGGCGAGATCGAAGCCCACCGTCGGCTCGACATCGAGCGAGCACTGATCGGCACCAACAGCCGTGCGGTCGATGTAGCAGTGGCTCGCTCCGGCGAGTCGGTTGGCTTGAAACTGGCTGCCGAACCACTCCGCTCGAACGGCAGCACTCCAATCGTGGCTGCCAAGTCCTACCACTCCGACGCCTGGGAAACGCTGGGTGTCGAGCTTGAGCCGGCTCCTAAGAACCTGTTTAGTAAAGACTCGCAATATCGCGGCGGTCTGAAGATCGTCGACGTGCGTCCCAACAGCCCCGCGGAACGCGAAGGCCTGGAATCGGGCGACATCCTGGTCGGCATGCACCGCTGGCAGACCGCTTCGATGAACGACATCGACTACATTCTGAAGAAGTCGAACATCGACCAGCTCCGCGAAGTTCGGTTCTACATCGTTCGTAACAACGAAACGCTGTACACCGACATCAACGTCGCCTCGGCGACCTCACGAAGTACGATTCGTCGTTAA
- a CDS encoding PDZ domain-containing protein, with amino-acid sequence MMRESLVALTLTFALALLIPGALAAEPAPPVTSTSESLADQPQQPAPPTEAELESWLAGLDANKYAQREAATDALGEAGAVAVPYLRRAALGDSLEAADRAVWILKKFAESTDEQLKLDALTVLADTERFPGIVREAELALAEIYEQLCQTHLEELGAEFTIEQGGVNLVNLDAEVIKVNTNREQWKGTVDDVMMLAKLRQVAMLRVACSELKDEHVRQLAGIEGLEIIELVETKTSIACVDELKQTHPQLRVRLKNRTMLGVKLSDLGAPTVRTIYPDKPAAKAGMRTGDVILKFDGHDILTFDELTTRISQHQPGDKVEIVVDREGSEETLIAELEQVDWSKDDPLSEEDE; translated from the coding sequence ATGATGCGAGAGTCTCTCGTTGCCCTGACACTCACGTTTGCCCTGGCGCTGTTGATCCCCGGTGCGTTGGCAGCCGAACCGGCTCCTCCCGTAACTTCCACCAGCGAGTCGCTGGCCGACCAGCCACAGCAGCCGGCCCCGCCGACCGAGGCGGAACTCGAAAGCTGGCTCGCCGGGCTCGACGCGAACAAGTACGCCCAGCGCGAAGCAGCAACCGATGCACTGGGCGAAGCCGGCGCGGTAGCGGTTCCCTACTTGCGACGCGCAGCACTCGGCGATTCGCTCGAAGCCGCCGATCGCGCGGTCTGGATCCTGAAGAAGTTCGCCGAGTCGACTGACGAACAGTTGAAGTTGGACGCGTTGACTGTGTTGGCCGACACCGAGCGTTTTCCCGGCATCGTTCGCGAAGCCGAACTGGCACTCGCGGAAATCTATGAACAGCTTTGCCAGACTCACCTCGAAGAACTCGGCGCCGAGTTCACCATTGAGCAAGGTGGGGTGAACCTGGTGAATCTCGATGCCGAGGTGATTAAGGTGAACACCAACCGTGAGCAGTGGAAGGGCACCGTCGACGATGTGATGATGCTTGCAAAGTTGCGACAGGTCGCCATGCTGCGGGTTGCTTGCAGTGAACTCAAAGACGAGCATGTTCGCCAGCTCGCTGGCATCGAAGGTCTTGAGATCATCGAGTTGGTCGAAACCAAAACCAGCATCGCCTGTGTCGACGAACTCAAGCAAACCCACCCACAGCTTCGCGTGCGACTCAAGAACCGCACCATGCTCGGCGTGAAGCTTAGCGATTTGGGCGCGCCGACCGTGCGTACCATCTACCCCGACAAGCCGGCCGCAAAGGCTGGCATGCGTACCGGCGACGTCATTCTGAAGTTCGATGGGCACGATATCCTTACGTTCGATGAACTCACCACTCGCATCTCGCAGCATCAACCGGGCGACAAGGTGGAGATTGTTGTCGACCGCGAGGGGAGTGAGGAAACCCTCATCGCCGAGCTGGAGCAAGTCGATTGGTCGAAGGACGACCCGTTGAGCGAAGAGGACGAATAG